One Roseimaritima multifibrata DNA window includes the following coding sequences:
- a CDS encoding glucose-6-phosphate isomerase, translating to MALLQFDPSGALNPEYGITESQLSQCLESLLPLRQEMVDVDPQQYASGNIPSEKQPLDARFFWLPEEQLAAYEKHRDASELGRIFNVANGMHDRLDAVVTLGIGGSYMGARAMMEACCDPYHNELSRGRRGSKPRMYFEGNNVDNDASSALLQRLAAGSCEDTAVSDRWGICVISKSGGTMETAVAFRQFLAALEKSLDKDAASQLSDFVFPVTGESGKLHDLATQIGCPEIFAVPDGVGGRFSVLSAVGLLPAAILGLDCMQLLAGAVEMNEHFKNAAPEDNVVLKYVATNHLLEKHRGCNIRVMSVWSKALESVGMWYDQLLAESNGKEGKGATPLTTVNTRDLHSRHQQHQQGHADKVFNNVIVKNYRTDPLTVGHSDRNQDGLNDLADKTLPQLMDAAIKGTNEALHADGRPTTDIVLPTIDTHVLGQLFQMLMIATVIEGRLLGINPYGQPGVEQYKKNMNKNLGRA from the coding sequence ATGGCTTTGCTGCAATTTGATCCCTCGGGGGCCTTAAACCCTGAATATGGCATCACCGAATCTCAATTGTCGCAATGCCTCGAATCGCTGCTGCCTCTTCGCCAAGAAATGGTCGATGTCGATCCTCAGCAATATGCTAGCGGCAACATTCCAAGTGAAAAACAACCGCTAGACGCTCGATTTTTCTGGCTTCCAGAAGAACAGTTGGCCGCGTACGAAAAACATCGTGACGCGAGCGAACTAGGGCGGATTTTCAATGTCGCCAATGGCATGCACGACCGCCTAGATGCCGTCGTGACCCTGGGTATCGGCGGATCGTACATGGGTGCCCGAGCGATGATGGAAGCTTGCTGTGATCCCTATCACAACGAGCTATCCCGAGGCCGCCGCGGCAGCAAACCGCGAATGTATTTCGAAGGAAACAACGTTGATAATGACGCCTCCTCGGCGTTGCTACAGCGTTTGGCAGCGGGCAGCTGCGAAGATACAGCCGTCTCCGATCGCTGGGGCATCTGTGTCATCAGCAAAAGTGGTGGCACGATGGAAACTGCCGTTGCCTTTCGGCAGTTCCTTGCTGCCCTTGAGAAATCGCTCGACAAGGACGCCGCCAGCCAGCTTTCCGATTTTGTCTTTCCTGTGACGGGTGAAAGCGGAAAACTTCACGACTTGGCAACTCAGATCGGCTGCCCTGAAATCTTTGCAGTCCCCGATGGAGTCGGAGGCCGATTTAGCGTGCTCTCTGCCGTCGGCCTTCTGCCAGCGGCAATCCTTGGCCTGGACTGCATGCAGTTGCTTGCCGGAGCCGTTGAGATGAACGAACATTTCAAAAACGCGGCCCCCGAAGACAACGTGGTCCTCAAGTATGTAGCGACCAACCACTTGCTGGAAAAACACCGCGGCTGCAACATCCGCGTCATGAGCGTCTGGAGCAAAGCTCTGGAATCGGTCGGAATGTGGTACGACCAATTGCTCGCTGAATCAAATGGCAAAGAGGGCAAAGGTGCCACCCCGCTGACAACCGTCAACACACGCGATCTGCACAGCCGGCATCAGCAGCACCAACAAGGACACGCGGACAAAGTCTTCAACAATGTGATCGTCAAAAACTACCGCACCGATCCACTGACCGTCGGACACAGCGACCGCAACCAGGATGGGCTGAACGATCTTGCCGATAAGACTCTGCCACAACTAATGGACGCGGCCATCAAAGGGACGAACGAAGCCCTGCACGCCGACGGCCGGCCAACGACAGACATCGTGCTCCCCACGATCGATACCCATGTCCTGGGACAATTATTTCAGATGCTGATGATCGCAACGGTCATCGAAGGGCGACTGTTGGGAATCAATCCTTACGGGCAACCCGGCGTGGAACAGTACAAGAAAAACATGAATAAGAACCTAGGAAGAGCGTAA
- the trpA gene encoding tryptophan synthase subunit alpha, whose translation MSAIDDLFQQLRAKGEKALMPFITAGDPDIAFTGELIETLADAGAAMCEVGVPYSDPVADGPVIQESYQRALDSKFRLEQLFEMAANLPKQQAPDRPAMPLVTMVSYSIINRIGLETYVQRALAAGYSGAIVPDLLVEESAKLTAICKAHDFSLIQLVTPTTPRDRQIRIAESSTGFLYFVSVTGITGERTELPTDLVENVSWLKEQTDLPICIGFGISGPETAKRLAPVADGLIVGSAFVRRIASVTPENRQQVLTEVGSFARSIIKAMH comes from the coding sequence ATGTCAGCCATCGACGATCTATTTCAGCAGCTCCGGGCCAAAGGCGAAAAAGCGCTCATGCCGTTTATCACGGCAGGGGATCCCGATATCGCTTTCACCGGCGAGCTAATCGAAACCCTGGCCGATGCCGGGGCTGCGATGTGTGAAGTCGGAGTCCCCTATAGTGATCCGGTCGCCGATGGTCCGGTGATCCAAGAGTCCTATCAACGAGCTCTGGATAGCAAATTTCGCTTGGAGCAGTTGTTTGAAATGGCAGCGAACCTGCCCAAGCAGCAAGCCCCCGATCGACCGGCCATGCCATTGGTAACGATGGTCAGTTATTCGATCATCAACCGAATCGGTTTGGAAACCTACGTGCAACGGGCACTCGCCGCCGGCTACAGCGGAGCGATTGTTCCAGATCTGCTGGTCGAAGAATCGGCGAAACTAACGGCAATCTGCAAAGCCCATGATTTCAGCTTAATCCAGCTGGTAACCCCCACGACTCCACGCGACCGGCAAATTCGGATTGCAGAATCCTCTACCGGGTTTCTTTACTTCGTCTCCGTCACCGGGATCACCGGCGAACGAACGGAACTGCCAACCGACCTAGTTGAAAATGTATCCTGGCTGAAAGAGCAAACCGATCTACCAATCTGCATCGGCTTTGGAATCAGCGGCCCGGAAACCGCCAAGCGATTGGCACCGGTCGCTGACGGCCTGATCGTCGGTTCCGCATTTGTCCGCCGAATCGCTTCTGTCACGCCGGAGAATCGCCAGCAAGTGTTAACCGAAGTCGGCAGTTTTGCGCGGAGCATCATCAAAGCGATGCACTAG
- a CDS encoding DUF1559 domain-containing protein, producing the protein MQTKRRRGFTLVELLVVIAIIGVLVGLLLPAVQAAREAARRMSCSNNLKQIGLAMHNYHDSLGQFPTGSSSCCWGTWLPLILPYMEQGNIADLYVDWGNTSATAVRYSGAPNTTNVTTVRQAAFSCPSDLDNAPLASITSHSYAVNYGNTGYTQQATLNGVTFGGAPFAPRLGTKYGFRDVIDGTSSTLMVAEVRQGQGSDLRGFLWWGDASGFTTYLGPNSPLPDRIYSSSYCKEVPGMPCDISSGTNPTMFASRSLHPSVVQAVNCDGSVQIHSETIDLNIWRARSTSQGGEVISD; encoded by the coding sequence ATGCAGACGAAACGCAGGCGAGGTTTTACGCTAGTTGAACTACTAGTGGTCATCGCAATTATTGGTGTTCTTGTTGGTTTGCTACTCCCAGCCGTCCAAGCAGCTCGCGAGGCTGCCCGACGAATGTCCTGCAGCAACAATCTAAAGCAAATTGGATTGGCGATGCACAACTACCACGACTCGTTGGGCCAGTTCCCAACCGGGTCGTCTTCGTGCTGTTGGGGCACATGGCTACCGCTGATTCTTCCTTACATGGAACAGGGAAATATCGCTGACCTGTACGTCGACTGGGGGAACACCTCAGCCACTGCAGTCCGTTATTCGGGCGCTCCCAATACGACGAACGTTACAACCGTCCGCCAGGCCGCCTTCAGCTGCCCAAGCGATTTGGACAATGCTCCACTCGCTTCGATTACCAGCCACAGTTACGCCGTAAACTATGGCAATACCGGATACACCCAGCAAGCAACGCTGAATGGTGTCACATTTGGAGGAGCTCCTTTCGCGCCGCGTCTAGGCACAAAATACGGGTTCCGCGACGTGATCGACGGCACCAGTTCAACCTTGATGGTTGCCGAAGTGAGACAAGGTCAAGGAAGCGATCTTCGCGGCTTCCTATGGTGGGGCGATGCTTCTGGATTCACCACTTACCTGGGCCCTAACAGCCCGCTTCCAGACCGCATCTATTCATCCAGCTACTGCAAGGAAGTCCCCGGAATGCCGTGTGACATTTCGTCGGGCACCAACCCCACGATGTTTGCCTCACGCTCATTGCACCCGAGTGTTGTGCAAGCGGTCAACTGCGATGGTTCGGTCCAAATCCATTCAGAAACGATTGATCTGAATATCTGGCGAGCTCGAAGTACCAGCCAAGGTGGCGAAGTCATTAGCGATTAA
- a CDS encoding DUF1559 domain-containing protein: MPTKRRRGFTLVELLVVIAIIGVLVGLLLPAVQAAREAARRMSCGNNLKQIGLAMHNYHDSLGQFPTGSSSCCWGTWLPLIFPYMEQGNIAELYVDWGNTAGARYSHAPNTTNVTTVRQAAFSCPSDLDNAPFSGIVNHSYAVNYGNTGYSQQATLNGVTFGSAPFAPRLGQKYGFRDVIDGTSSTLMVAEVRQGQKTDLRGFLWWGDASGFTTYLGPNSPLPDRIYTAYYCNEVPGMPCDVSSGTNPTMFASRSLHPSVVQAVNCDGSVQIHSETIDLNLWRARSTTQGREVIGD, encoded by the coding sequence ATGCCCACGAAACGCAGACGAGGTTTCACGCTAGTCGAGTTACTAGTGGTTATCGCAATTATTGGTGTTCTTGTTGGTTTACTCCTGCCGGCCGTTCAGGCCGCACGCGAGGCTGCACGGCGAATGTCCTGCGGCAACAATCTAAAGCAGATTGGCTTGGCGATGCACAACTACCACGACTCGTTGGGACAATTCCCAACCGGATCGTCATCCTGCTGCTGGGGCACTTGGTTGCCTCTTATCTTCCCTTATATGGAACAGGGAAATATCGCCGAGTTGTACGTCGATTGGGGTAACACCGCAGGAGCCCGCTACAGTCACGCTCCTAACACGACAAACGTGACAACCGTGCGCCAGGCCGCATTCAGCTGCCCAAGCGATCTGGACAACGCTCCATTTTCAGGAATCGTCAACCATAGTTACGCAGTGAACTATGGGAATACGGGATACTCCCAGCAAGCAACGCTGAATGGTGTCACGTTCGGATCCGCTCCTTTTGCACCACGGCTAGGCCAAAAATACGGTTTCCGCGATGTGATCGACGGTACCAGTTCAACTCTCATGGTTGCCGAGGTAAGGCAAGGCCAAAAGACGGACCTTCGCGGTTTTCTGTGGTGGGGTGACGCGTCTGGATTCACCACTTACCTGGGCCCCAACAGCCCCCTTCCTGACCGTATTTATACCGCGTATTACTGCAACGAAGTCCCCGGAATGCCGTGCGATGTTTCGTCGGGTACCAACCCCACGATGTTTGCATCGCGCTCGCTTCACCCAAGCGTCGTGCAAGCGGTCAACTGTGACGGTTCCGTCCAAATCCACTCCGAAACCATCGATCTAAATCTCTGGCGTGCTCGAAGCACGACGCAAGGTCGAGAAGTTATTGGCGATTAA
- a CDS encoding DUF1559 domain-containing protein, with translation MKKMRLRHGFTLVELLVVIAIIGVLVGLLLPAVQAAREAARRMSCSNNLKQIGLAMHNYHDSLGQFPTGATNCCAGTWLPLLLPYMEQGNLSELYVDWGNSSGVRYSAAPNTTNVTTRRLAAFTCPSDLENSPISDITSHSYAVNYGNTGKSQESTLNGVVFGGAPFSPTGAGKRFGFRDVIDGTSSTLMVGEVRQGQGSDLRGFLWWADASGFTAYLGPNSPLPDRIYSSSYCNEAPGMPCDVTATSNPTMFASRSLHPSVVQAVRCDGSVKAFTETIDLLNWRALSTTQGAEIVTED, from the coding sequence ATGAAGAAGATGCGTCTAAGACATGGATTCACGCTTGTCGAACTGTTGGTCGTGATCGCCATCATCGGCGTTTTGGTCGGCCTTTTGCTACCTGCGGTTCAAGCAGCCCGCGAGGCCGCCCGCCGAATGTCTTGCAGCAACAATCTAAAACAGATTGGTTTGGCAATGCACAACTATCATGACTCTCTGGGACAATTCCCTACAGGTGCAACCAACTGTTGCGCCGGCACATGGCTCCCTTTGCTGTTACCTTACATGGAGCAAGGAAACCTCTCCGAGCTTTATGTCGACTGGGGCAATTCATCAGGAGTCCGTTATTCAGCGGCCCCGAATACAACCAACGTTACAACACGCCGCTTGGCCGCCTTCACCTGCCCTAGTGATCTAGAAAATTCGCCAATTTCAGATATTACCAGCCACAGCTACGCCGTGAATTACGGGAACACCGGTAAAAGTCAAGAATCGACGCTTAACGGCGTCGTTTTTGGTGGGGCTCCCTTTTCGCCAACGGGGGCCGGCAAACGATTCGGATTTAGAGATGTGATCGACGGCACCAGTTCCACTTTGATGGTTGGTGAAGTCCGGCAAGGGCAGGGGTCCGACTTGCGTGGATTTCTCTGGTGGGCCGACGCGTCAGGGTTCACGGCCTACCTTGGCCCAAACAGTCCCTTGCCAGACCGCATCTACAGCAGTTCCTACTGCAATGAAGCTCCGGGCATGCCATGTGACGTAACGGCCACATCCAATCCGACCATGTTCGCCTCGCGTTCGCTGCATCCCAGCGTCGTGCAAGCGGTTCGATGCGATGGATCGGTTAAAGCGTTTACCGAAACGATCGATCTTCTGAACTGGCGTGCACTCAGCACCACTCAAGGTGCCGAAATCGTCACCGAAGACTGA
- a CDS encoding DUF1501 domain-containing protein, whose protein sequence is MNENFTRRGMLQSMGLGFGGLAASQMLAGDSAANGILSQTHHPSKAKRVIFLFQSGGPSQLDLFDHKPLLKEKQGLELPDSVRGGQRLTGMSGNQSSLPLVGSPFEFRPAGECGTEFSSVIPHTASIADDICVVRSMVTEAINHGPGVTFMQSGAMIPGRPSMGAWLDYGLGTENQDLPAFVVMVTKDQGGQPLSSGLWGSGFLASKHQGVRFRSGADPVLYLNNPAGIDSESRRRAMDTLGELHQLQLNSQADGQIETRIAQYELAYRMQASIPEAIDLSDEPQHVLDQYGPDAANPGTFAANCLMARRLAERGVRFIQLYHPGWDHHGGLPGGLPKKCQQTDQPAAALVKDLKQAGLLDDTLVVWSGEFGRTNYCQGKLTANNFGRDHHPRCFSMWMAGGGVKPGMSYGQTDEYGYNVTENPVHVHDLQATILHLLGIDHERLTYKYQGRQFRLTDVHGHVVHDVLG, encoded by the coding sequence ATGAATGAAAATTTCACGCGGCGCGGAATGTTACAGTCGATGGGCTTGGGCTTTGGTGGCTTAGCCGCTAGCCAAATGCTGGCAGGCGATTCCGCTGCGAATGGAATCCTCTCCCAGACCCATCATCCAAGCAAAGCCAAACGGGTGATCTTTCTGTTTCAGTCCGGAGGCCCTTCGCAGTTGGATTTGTTTGACCACAAGCCGTTGCTGAAGGAAAAGCAAGGACTGGAACTTCCCGATTCGGTTCGGGGCGGTCAACGATTAACCGGAATGAGTGGCAATCAGTCCAGTTTGCCCCTGGTCGGGTCCCCTTTCGAATTTAGGCCCGCTGGAGAATGTGGTACCGAGTTCAGTAGCGTGATACCTCACACCGCTTCGATTGCCGATGATATTTGCGTCGTCCGTTCGATGGTGACTGAAGCAATCAACCATGGCCCGGGCGTTACCTTCATGCAGTCAGGGGCGATGATTCCCGGACGACCAAGTATGGGAGCTTGGCTTGATTACGGACTGGGAACCGAAAATCAAGACTTGCCGGCGTTTGTCGTTATGGTCACAAAAGATCAGGGAGGTCAGCCGCTTAGTTCGGGGCTTTGGGGAAGCGGATTCCTCGCAAGTAAGCATCAGGGAGTTCGTTTTCGAAGTGGAGCGGATCCCGTGCTTTACCTGAATAACCCTGCGGGGATCGATTCGGAAAGTCGTCGCCGGGCCATGGATACGCTTGGGGAATTGCATCAGTTGCAACTGAATAGCCAGGCCGATGGGCAAATCGAAACACGGATTGCCCAGTATGAGTTGGCTTACCGGATGCAAGCTTCGATCCCCGAAGCAATCGACCTGTCGGATGAACCACAACACGTTTTAGATCAGTACGGACCGGATGCAGCCAACCCCGGGACCTTTGCCGCAAATTGTTTGATGGCCCGGCGTTTGGCAGAACGGGGCGTGCGATTTATCCAGTTGTATCATCCCGGTTGGGACCATCACGGCGGATTGCCAGGCGGTTTACCTAAGAAATGTCAACAGACCGATCAACCCGCGGCTGCGTTGGTAAAAGATCTTAAGCAAGCAGGCCTGCTGGACGACACACTGGTCGTTTGGAGCGGCGAATTTGGGCGTACCAATTACTGCCAAGGAAAACTGACCGCCAACAACTTCGGTCGCGATCACCATCCTCGATGTTTTAGTATGTGGATGGCCGGAGGGGGCGTGAAGCCGGGAATGAGCTACGGCCAAACCGATGAATACGGTTACAACGTGACGGAGAATCCTGTCCACGTGCATGACCTGCAGGCGACGATTTTGCACCTGCTAGGAATCGATCACGAACGGCTGACGTATAAGTACCAAGGACGTCAGTTCCGTTTGACCGACGTCCACGGGCACGTCGTCCATGACGTGCTCGGGTAG
- a CDS encoding DUF1553 domain-containing protein, whose amino-acid sequence MRILPLLTCWAFFAWSVFVASAVVADQPKRVDFNTVVRPILSENCFHCHGPDEEARGGDLRLDVEADAKDYAIVEGDLEASELITRILATDPEDRMPPVDSERSLSNEEIEALKQWVAEGAEYQGHWSFSPPVRPELPLPERSDLQPIDRFVQAKLRDEGISPAPPADRETLLRRITFDITGLPPTLAEMDAFLSDASPDAVERLVDRLLSDKAFGERMAAEWLDAARYSDTYGYQVDRDRFVWPWRDWVIESFNRNLPYDQFITEQLAGDLLPDASRDQILATTFSRLHPQKVEGGSVPEEFRAEYIADRVQTVATAVMGLTYECCRCHSHKYDPISHAEYYQLTAFFDNIDEAGLYSFFTPSVPTPTLTLPTDKQQAELDKAATKLKNVSAEWDKTLKTQAKVWEKRFAESKDLQALLDTSYADKPLLLQPTLVLECDESPPAKNSLVDGVFGKAFQLTGDDAVGTSVGNFKRSQPFAIAAWIQTPDVKERAVIFHRSRAWTDAASRGYELLIEEGRLKWSLIHFWPGNAISLQAVQPLPVGEWVHVAVTYDGSSRAAGLQIFMNGKPVESEVVRDRLQKNITGGGGDNIAIGERFRDRGFKGGMVDRFQVFDGQLTELEVQRLADSQPNDLAQFTRDLDTTSEAVKAHLLHRLDPVVGEQREKLRQARETYCNLENSLQEIMVMRELDPPRPSFIRIRGEYAQIGEEVHPGTPAALPPFPEAAPRNRLGLTQWLFETKPLHPLTSRVAVNRLWQIVFGVGLVRTPEDFGNQGQPPTHPELLDWLAVDFAENGWDTKRMLKQIFLSQTYQQASSHPDSKLAQQDPENRLLARFPSYRLPAEMLRDNALAISGRLVDKIGGPPVKPYEIEASFKPSGRDKGAGLYRRSLYTYWKRTGPAPAMMTLDAAARDVCRVQRERTSSPLQAFVILNGPQYVEAARGLAEQIVGEYAELSSSGEEESKPAMVNQKLADAGVRKAFRITTSRHPSEAQAALLSRLFESQLEYFTEDPKRTSEYLAIGDAPVNADLDASSVAAMTVVVSTLMNFDLSMVKR is encoded by the coding sequence ATGCGAATTCTTCCGTTATTAACCTGCTGGGCTTTCTTTGCTTGGTCTGTCTTTGTTGCCTCGGCCGTCGTTGCGGACCAGCCGAAACGTGTCGATTTCAACACGGTCGTCCGCCCCATCCTGTCGGAGAACTGTTTCCATTGCCACGGTCCCGATGAAGAGGCTCGAGGCGGGGACCTTCGTTTGGATGTCGAAGCGGATGCAAAGGACTATGCCATTGTCGAAGGGGATTTGGAAGCAAGCGAGCTGATTACCCGCATTCTTGCGACCGATCCTGAGGATCGAATGCCCCCTGTCGACTCGGAACGCTCGCTGTCGAACGAAGAGATCGAAGCATTGAAACAGTGGGTCGCCGAGGGAGCTGAATATCAGGGGCACTGGTCGTTCAGCCCTCCTGTACGCCCCGAATTGCCGCTTCCCGAACGATCTGATCTTCAGCCCATCGATCGATTCGTGCAGGCTAAGCTTCGCGACGAAGGGATCTCCCCTGCCCCGCCTGCCGATCGCGAAACATTGCTTCGCCGAATCACTTTTGACATTACCGGCCTGCCTCCCACGCTGGCCGAGATGGACGCGTTTCTATCCGATGCGTCCCCCGATGCAGTGGAACGATTGGTTGACCGGCTGCTCTCCGATAAAGCCTTTGGCGAGCGAATGGCGGCCGAGTGGCTGGATGCGGCTCGGTACAGCGATACCTACGGCTATCAGGTCGATCGTGATCGGTTTGTCTGGCCATGGCGAGACTGGGTGATCGAATCGTTCAATCGAAATTTGCCTTACGACCAATTTATTACGGAGCAATTGGCTGGCGATCTGTTGCCGGACGCAAGTCGCGACCAGATCCTTGCGACGACCTTCAGTCGCTTGCACCCGCAAAAGGTCGAAGGAGGAAGCGTTCCCGAAGAGTTTAGGGCGGAGTACATCGCTGATCGCGTGCAAACGGTTGCGACGGCGGTCATGGGATTGACCTACGAATGTTGTCGATGCCACAGCCATAAATACGACCCGATCAGCCATGCGGAATACTACCAGCTGACCGCTTTTTTCGACAACATCGATGAAGCAGGACTCTACTCGTTCTTTACGCCTTCGGTCCCGACTCCAACCCTGACCCTGCCGACCGACAAGCAGCAGGCGGAGCTTGATAAGGCTGCTACAAAACTAAAAAACGTCTCAGCCGAATGGGATAAAACGTTAAAGACGCAGGCAAAAGTCTGGGAGAAAAGATTTGCCGAAAGCAAAGACCTGCAAGCCTTGCTCGACACTTCCTACGCAGACAAGCCACTGCTCCTCCAGCCGACATTGGTTCTGGAGTGTGATGAATCTCCGCCCGCCAAGAACTCTCTTGTCGATGGTGTCTTTGGCAAAGCCTTTCAGTTGACCGGCGACGATGCGGTTGGAACAAGTGTCGGGAATTTTAAACGCTCGCAACCTTTTGCCATCGCCGCTTGGATTCAAACCCCGGATGTGAAGGAGCGGGCCGTCATTTTTCACCGTTCGCGAGCTTGGACCGATGCGGCCAGTCGTGGCTATGAGCTACTGATTGAAGAGGGACGTTTGAAGTGGTCGCTGATCCATTTCTGGCCGGGCAATGCGATCAGTCTGCAAGCCGTTCAGCCGCTGCCGGTGGGAGAATGGGTGCACGTTGCCGTAACCTATGACGGTTCCAGTCGTGCGGCAGGCCTACAGATTTTCATGAATGGAAAGCCTGTCGAAAGCGAAGTGGTTCGTGATCGATTGCAGAAAAATATTACGGGTGGGGGCGGCGATAATATCGCGATTGGCGAACGCTTTCGTGATCGTGGTTTTAAAGGGGGGATGGTCGACCGTTTTCAGGTCTTTGATGGCCAGCTAACCGAGTTGGAAGTTCAGCGTTTGGCCGATTCCCAGCCGAACGATCTTGCTCAATTCACTCGAGATTTGGACACGACTAGCGAAGCGGTAAAGGCCCACCTGCTGCATCGCTTGGATCCTGTTGTTGGTGAACAGCGGGAGAAACTGCGTCAGGCTCGCGAGACTTACTGCAACCTGGAAAATTCGCTTCAAGAGATCATGGTGATGCGGGAATTGGATCCGCCGCGCCCCAGCTTCATTCGAATCCGAGGCGAATACGCGCAGATCGGAGAAGAGGTCCATCCGGGGACGCCTGCCGCGTTGCCTCCCTTCCCCGAAGCCGCACCTCGAAATCGTTTGGGGCTGACGCAGTGGCTGTTTGAAACCAAACCGCTGCATCCGCTGACCAGCCGCGTAGCGGTTAACCGCCTCTGGCAGATCGTTTTTGGAGTTGGCTTGGTGCGGACTCCGGAAGATTTTGGCAATCAGGGACAGCCACCAACCCATCCCGAATTATTGGATTGGTTGGCGGTCGACTTCGCCGAAAATGGCTGGGATACCAAACGGATGCTCAAGCAGATTTTTCTCAGTCAGACCTACCAGCAAGCAAGCAGCCATCCCGATTCCAAACTGGCTCAGCAAGATCCAGAGAACCGGTTGTTGGCTCGCTTTCCCAGCTATCGACTGCCTGCCGAAATGCTCCGTGATAACGCCCTGGCAATCAGCGGCCGACTGGTCGATAAGATTGGAGGGCCCCCCGTTAAACCGTACGAAATCGAAGCCTCGTTTAAGCCAAGTGGTCGAGACAAAGGTGCTGGGTTGTACCGTCGCAGTTTATATACCTACTGGAAACGGACCGGCCCTGCTCCAGCAATGATGACCCTGGACGCCGCCGCGAGAGACGTCTGCCGTGTTCAACGCGAACGCACTTCGTCTCCGTTGCAAGCGTTTGTGATTCTGAATGGGCCGCAGTACGTTGAAGCGGCTCGAGGCCTTGCCGAACAGATTGTTGGCGAATATGCAGAGCTTTCTTCCTCCGGTGAGGAAGAAAGCAAACCTGCCATGGTGAATCAGAAACTTGCAGACGCCGGGGTGCGGAAAGCGTTTCGGATCACTACCAGTCGACACCCTAGTGAAGCTCAAGCCGCTTTGTTGAGCCGATTGTTTGAATCGCAGCTTGAATATTTTACCGAGGATCCAAAACGAACTTCTGAGTATTTGGCGATCGGGGACGCACCGGTGAATGCTGATCTGGATGCTTCTAGCGTCGCAGCAATGACGGTGGTGGTCAGCACGCTTATGAATTTTGATTTAAGTATGGTGAAACGATGA